CGGATGACAGCGAACTCCAGTTCCGAGACGTTGCGCAGAAGACCGCAGATGCGAAGGCGAACGGGTGAGTGGATGATCTCGTTGAAGGCGGGGGGTGGGGACGGGCGGGACTCGACGCTCATGTCTTCGCGCCACCGCCCGCGAGTTCGAGCCGCAGCGCGGCGTCATAGCGACGCCCCAGCACGATCGTCGCGAAGAGGACGACGCCGGCCGGGAGCAGGCCCCACCACGCGGACTGCTCGGTAGCTCGGATGGCGAGCGCGGCCACCATCCCCGCGGCGAGCACGATGAGGGTGGTGACGAGGAGTCTCCGCGTACGTGGCCCGACCGGGCTGCTCGCCGAGACTCCGTAGCGGCGCGTGTAGGTCGTGGTGATCACGGGAAGCGACACGATCCCCGCGACGACGAGTCCGATCGAGAGGGGCGCGGGGAGGGTCTGCGACATCACGATCGTTGCGACGACCAGGCCGAGGGTGAGGTGGTACCACCAGGGTGTGACGACGCGGGTCGCGAGCGATGCGCCGTCAGCGGTGAGGCCGTCGAGGATCGCGCGGGCTTCGGATGGTGAAGGCTGGTCACTTTCCATAGAGGAAAGTGTACGAATCACTTGCTGATATGGAAAGTGAGTGCTCGGGAGGTCTGTAATAGTCACGGCCCGCGCACGAGATGAGGACCGCACCGGTGCACTAGCGTCGCAGTGTGTCGACGGCATCCGCTCCGCGCTTCGGTCTCCCCGCACGTACGGCCGACCCCGGCCTCATCGGTCTGCTGGGGTTCGCCATCGCGACCTTCACGGCGCAGCTTGCCCACTTGGGGGTGCAGGACGAGAGCGCGGTCTTCTGGGTCGGCGCGATCTTCGGCGGTGTCGTGCAGATCGTCGCGGGGATGCTCTCGTTCGCGATCGGCGACGACTTCCACTTCCTCGTGTACAACGCCTTCGGCTGGTACTGGCTCTGCATGCCGGGATTCCTCCTCGGCGGCGAACTCGGCTTCTTCGAAGTGGCAGGGCCCGCGCGCGGCGTCTTCACGCTGATGTTCGCGGGGCTCGCACTCCTCTTCGCGCTCCCTGGCGCGACGCACAATTCGGTCTTGCCGGTGACGCTGCTGTGCGTCTCGGCGGGCCTCGCACTGCAGTCCGCCTCGGCGTTCGGAGCCGCGCCGGGCTTCGGCGCCGCGGGCTCGGTCGCCCTCATCCTGGCATCCGCGCTGGCGACCTACATGCTCGCCGAGAAGTTCATCCGGAGGACGATGGGACGCATCGTCCTCCCGCTCGGGCGCCCGTGGCTCCGCGGCTCGACCGACTCGGAGTCCTGAAGCGGGGTCGCGCCGGCTTCGTTGACGG
This genomic stretch from Microbacterium sp. SLBN-146 harbors:
- a CDS encoding acetate uptake transporter family protein, which produces MSTASAPRFGLPARTADPGLIGLLGFAIATFTAQLAHLGVQDESAVFWVGAIFGGVVQIVAGMLSFAIGDDFHFLVYNAFGWYWLCMPGFLLGGELGFFEVAGPARGVFTLMFAGLALLFALPGATHNSVLPVTLLCVSAGLALQSASAFGAAPGFGAAGSVALILASALATYMLAEKFIRRTMGRIVLPLGRPWLRGSTDSES